Part of the Impatiens glandulifera chromosome 8, dImpGla2.1, whole genome shotgun sequence genome is shown below.
TTATTTGGAGAAGATGAATATCTCTTCTATTCCAAATATTGAAGCTCTGTGCAGCTTTGTGGCTCCATCCTTAAAAAAGTTGTCCATTGAATATTGTGACAGCTTGATATATGTCTTCTCGGGGAGTTTCTTGATGAGTATTTCTTGATTAATAGAAGTTGCAAAATGTTGAAGGGATTAATAGGAATATCGATGGGTGTAGAAGAGCATTGGAAAAAATCAATTGAATTCTCTACTTTACAGAGACTGGATCTTCGTTTCTTAGACAAATTCACGAGTTTGGTCATGGACATCAACAATTTGGACgatgaaaaggaaaaaccgcAACAAAGGGAACTATTTTATGATGATGAGGTAAAATAGCAAGTGAAAATTTGTTCTTAATTAGTTAATTGAAGGGTAGTATAATTTAAATTGGGAATAactgtaataataatataatttataggaTTATATATGTGTGTATTATACAAAGAGAGGATCTGAACTGATCTGATCTGATCTGAAATGTGATacataagaaaaacaattagTAGAGTgtataattagataaaaatgaaTGGAAGATGGGATGGGAGGGGTGAGGGTAAGGTAAACTAAAGTAAGAAATAATTGTAATATGGAGATTTCCCTGATTAAAAATTAgtaaatgtaaatgtaaatgtaaatgtaaatgaatGTGTTTAATCTTGTATGCAGATCTCGTTTCCATGCTTAAGAGTGTTGTGGATATTTGAATTGCCAAAGGCGAACTATATAGTAGCAGATTGGCAAGAAGAGAAACCGGTTGTTGTCGACGAAGCGCGCCACAAAATGGGGAAATTCATTATTCGGAACTCTGCTGCAGCAACTTCTATCAATAATACATATGTCTTTCTTTACATTCCTACAACTAAAAGATGATGATTATGATATATGCTTAGTAATGCTCTGCTACAACAACTTATCAATATATGCTTAAATccctttaattatatttcatattatgTTTCTTCattgttgttttgtttgtttaatcTCGTTATAATTGATGATACTCGTGTTTTTGTAATATTCTTGTCTTTATGCTTATTTGATCAAATCTGGAGGACGAGGAAGAATAATTTTTACTCGACCTTCGTTGATGtctaacataatatttttagctACAAATGACAACAAAGAAAGAATTGTTTGGTTTTTGAGTCTCGCAAAACAGAGCCTCCTCAGAAACAGAAAATGAACTGCAGTCTACTTggtttttattactattttatgggaccaaaatttaaatttacgtGTATCATTTGAAAACAATAGAAGTTGTAGTTGAGCCCATTTCCTTACTTTCTATACTCTCATTAAGTAATAATTACTTGCTTAGTTTTGTTCTTCTTCCTTTTGTGTGTGCAgttgtttgtaatttttttttacatttcctttttcttttattgacTTTCTTCCTtctatataataacaattttataaaaataaaatccaaagcAGCCCCTTATATGCAATTTTGttcctaaatttaattttgttcgATTTTGCCTTGTTGTCATAAGATTAGCCCCttattttttcacattatttaattttgacccaaaattttattttctatttaatatccATTCATAActtctataaaatataaaaagaacataaatgtattatttactTTTCTCGATCGACCAGCTTTACTCGCTTTACCTTGAGTGTCATAATTTGAATCTCAAGTCGAGGCACCTTGACCCTCCATCAAGACATTGAGTGTCATAATTTGGATCGAGACACCTTGACCCTCTATCAAGACGTTGATTTGGATGGAACATAGTCAAATTTTAAATAGGTGTGACTCTACATcacaattaaaatatgtattttgatATGTTGTTTTCAATTGACCTCCCCATGGGGAGATTTTTATCCTTGTAAGTAGTGCCGGTCCTGACAAGCTGCCCCATCCTATGtagaaaaacttattttttttttaagaaatttgatgaaataaccctaAAGATCAGCTTATTTGACTTTTTGGCAATGCGTTGgtgacatttttttttggacgaaaatgcccccgTTGTGAAACGCAACCGGATGCcgtgtgaattttttttttttagaaaaaaaatttccGTCTCGCGAgtgccggttgcgtctcgcgattgagGACGTTTCGCGACAggggcaaaatcgtccaaaaaagaaaaaagtgtcACCAGCGCTTTTTATTTTAAGCGCGGGTGAAAAAgtcatataaataaatcattagggtcatctcgtcaaatttcccaatttttttttatgcttATTCTAATTTctgttaaaaaattgttaaacaaaGTGCTTTTAGTGGGATTTGAAAgtataaccaaataaaatttagatttttttatcctAAATCACTAAAATACacaattttatgttaaattttttaataaatttttaaaaaaactttattatttttattaattaaatgagctGGGAAAGCCTTTCCCAGTAGTTTTAAGGGGCTTACCCTACTTGCAAGTTTGAAAAGGTAGTGTAGATTCATTTGGTAGGTTTGAGagatatataatttgatttcaaGGCATTCTTGGAATGATACATACTTTGTGCAATGAGTACAACTTGTGGTTGATTTTCTATAGGTTAATATATTCACTTTTCTAGTCCCTATCCTGGAAATATAAAAAGTTTCGctttacaagaaaaaaaatgataatattttactttattgaTTGAGTGTTataacacacacaaaaaaaaaaaaaaaaagtttgaaatgaagattttGTAATTTCTTCAAACATAGATATCAAATTTCCatgtttaattttctttctacATTTATTTATcccataaaaatatatacaaattaaattaatagaaaaagtaaaatcagtataaaaatctaaatcatatatatagaGAGTCTAAAAAAATGGCCAAAAGTTGGTGGGAAAGCATAATCTCATCTTCAAAGCTATTGGAGGATGATGAATTTATATAACgtgtttttaattgatttatctaagggagttaattttcaaaataatccatAGACTAAGGAAATACAAAGGAAGTCAATTGTAATATTCCTTcatcaataataaaaagaaaatattaatgttattcaTGACGTGTTTAGATGTTTGAGTTCATCTTAGATTACATTCACACCAAGAAGATTCaagaaaacatatttttatttaaaacaaatgctCTAAAAGacacctctctctctctctctcttttttttttaacaattctaGTGAATAATTTGGTTAGGTAACTATGAATCTTAGAACTTCAATTATCATAAACGATCATTACAGATCTTTCACAATGCCATTGTATGAGGTTGGATATGAGAATCTGATATAATCAGTcaatgatcaaattattttttagaaaatatttgcacacattaatttttaatatatctatttttcgttgtgcttaaacgaactcataatatcaaatatcattcattaattatttaaaaaaaattaaaaaaaatcaaacaagagactttgtcttttatatttctttttaattttattatgcaGATGGTAAATAGCTGTGGATTTGTTTAACATGCTTATCTATGTTTAGTTCATAATATTTGTATTCTAATTGTTTAATAAGTTTTCTAACTTTCTTTAGTGAGTTTGATGTTATTGGCTTGTgatttaattatctttttacTTTTTTCATATTTACAATTAATAAGTGCACATTGTACactataataatttgataaaatatattagagataaatatataacatatatatatatatatatatatatatatatatatatatatatatatatatatatatatatatatatatatttaacgatacaatttattttattaatttaagtaattgcgcaattaaatgatgaaaattttattaaaaataatccagttcaatttattgatataattatttatggtcaattcaaatatttatcaaaacatTACCAACAAACCATAAAAAAACTCAAGAACACTCTAAATATCAATTACTTAAAATACGAATTAGTTGTGGGCTTGAATCGGACTTCTTTATTGGTTCATCTACTTGGGATTTTCATAACATAGTTGATTTAGTCATCACGTTTACCTTGACCttgatcattttaatatttgtcaATGAATTATAACTAGACATTACActttactaataattatttgataagaaaatttacttgtttttttatttatttataaatggtTCGAGAATAAAAACAAGTCATTACACTTTAAAATTGAGatatgagtttaaaaaaaatagtgtgattaataaaacaaaacattataagatgaaattatatatattatttgagattattttcaaCTCAAACCTATGAACTTGTATATTTATGAgataatttagatttaattcaaatagctagttttgtttttatcatattatttattaattttcaatcagataatttaattaattaattaaaatattaatatttttattcaaaattttataataattttaatattaaaaagtattttttctttttccaaatgattaaaattaaccAAACAAGCTCTAAAGTGAATAAACCTTGTCAACGGTCGGATTAGTTCTCAATGGTTGACATTTCACTTATTACAAATCATGACATTTTGGcatgttgttttttatttattaaaataacatgaaattttatcattttaaattttaaataaagttatcttaattataattactattttaaattatttaatttctaataaaGATTGAGATATATGctgtaaatattaatttattaattaatcaaaatatcttttatttaaaaatattagttaaaaaaaagactttatcaaaataacatcttttaaataaatcaatgaTTATTTAAGCGCCGGCAAGTAGCGTCAGAAATCCAGGCTAGAGCCGGGAAAGGTTGTTCTTTCTCTGTCCTAAATCCTATTTTTATATTCTATCTTAAAAACAACATACTTATGGTAATGgcttattataaatatgttcttGCTTGCTCCATTTTAAGATGCCAAACTTCTTAAGCTGCAAGTAAATCCGTAGAGAAAGAGAGGAACGTATCGATGACGACATTGGATTTTGAAGTTAACGGATGCTGCAAGAATGGCGGCCCTGGCTATGGATCTCCTTTAGACGCCATGTCTGGACCAAAAGAATCTATCCTATATGTTACCTGTCTCTACACAGGTAAACCCTAAAACCAACATCATATCCATCCGTTTATATTCTGAATGTATAAATAGCTCAAATGAGGttaaaactttgaattttgTCATATAAAACTCGattatcacaattttaatcatttaagaCTTTTTCTAAATAGACAAAATGCCTATTTTCTTAttctaaatatcatttttcgtttttctaattaatttttcacgtttacaaatgaaaaaatatttacacaCGTTTTGAACGTACTGTTTTTAAAtcgagtattttttttatatctgcGTATCCTAATTTGTTAAAAGTGGTTTGGATATCTGAAAAATGTCtaacctaaaaaaatatttcagaaAATTTATAGATatgaattttgtatttatttttcacattacTTTTATAATAACATAACTTTGTTTGCAGTATAccaattttgatatatttttgtactaaattaagtatttattttgaaatatacgCATTCTAAATTATCGAACGTAGTTTGAATGTATTAGAAAATGTTAATGTGTGGGAGTAATGGAAAAAAATCGAAAAGAGGGATAATTGttacttttttataaatagagacGGTTTCTAATATGTCGCTATTATCTTAGCTACTAAAGATTGATAATTAGAGACGTTTCTTTCCGTTgctattattctaattaatttccGTCTCGATTGAACTTTTTGTATATTTACAGGAACTGGAAGGGAAAAGCCAGATTACTTGGCAACCATAGATGTGGATCCAAAATCAGAAACTTATTCAAAAGTCATTCACAGGCTTCCTATGCCTCACATAGGCGACGAATTACATCATTCTAGCTGGAATGCTTGCAGTTCTTGTCACCAAGATGCTGAAGTATCTCGTCGTTTCCTCGTCTTGCCTGCTCTAGTGTAAGTTTTTACTCATTTCATACATCATATGTTCTCGAGAATTAACTAGAAATTAAATCTCATTTTTAATAGATCTGGTCGGATTTATGCAATTGACACATTGAATGATCCGAGAGCGCCAACTCTGCATAAAACTGTTGAACCTGAAGATATAATATCCAAGACTGGATTAGCTTATCCCCACACTGCCCATTGTCTTGCTTCCGGTGATATGTTGGTTTCGTGTTTGGGTGATAAGAATGGGAATGCGGAAGGAAATGGATTTCTTCTTCTCGATTCAGATTTCAATGTTAAAGGAAGATGGGAAAAAGAAGGACACAGTCCGTTGTTTGGATATGATTTCTGGTACCAACCTCGGCATAATACCATGATCAGTACTTCGTGGGGAGCGCCTCTCGCTTTTACGAAAGGGTTTGATCTTCAGCATGTTGCAGATGGTCTTTATGGACAGCATTTGCATGTTTATAGCTGGCCGGGTGGTGAATTGAAACAGACACTTGATCTTGGATCTACAGGACTTATTCCTCttgaagtaattaattatacatgAAAAGAAATAgtcttatatatatcataacaatttaatttcttattgtcatttattaaaattttctttttcatgcAACTTCAGATTAGATTCTTGCACGATCCTACAAAAGACACCGGATACGTAGGATGTGCCTTGTCGAGCACCATGGTGCGGTTTTTCAAGAACCAAGATGAATCTTGGAGCCATGAAGTAAGTTAAATTGTCATTTTATGAATCTGAAATGTGGAAATAATATACATGTCATTTGTGTTAAGTTGTAGTtcatattagtatttttttccttttaaatgtaattttatttttaacaatatatttttagcaATTATAAATGTCCAATTAAGATCCTAAACAATTTAGTTGGGCTTGTAGGTTGTAGAATCTGTGAAACCATTGAAGGTGGAAAATTGGATTCTTCCTGAAATGCCAGGGCTGATCACAGATTTCCTCATATCCCTTGATGATCGatacatatatatttcaaattggcTTCACGGAGATATTAGACAATATAACATCGAGGATCCTAAGAAACTTGTTCTCACGGGCCAAGTATGGGTTGGCGGGCTCTTTCAAAAAGGTAGTCCCGTATTAGCGGTAGCTGAAGACGGGACCACCTATCAATCCGATGTTCCGGAAATTATGGTAGGCACCAATTACATTACAATcacttttaatttgtttgacaaaaacaaaaaataatgcTAGTTGGTTTACTAGGGAACAAGATTGAGAGGAGGGCCACAAATGATGCAGTTGAGCTTGGATGGGAAGCGACTCTACATTACCAACTCTTTGTTCAGCTCATGGGACAAGCAATTCTATCCCGAGATTGTGGAAAAGGGTTCACACATGTTACAAATCGATTGTGACACCGAGAAAGGTGGCCTAGCAATAAACCCTAACTTTTTTGTCGACTTTGAGACTGAACCTGATGGTCCATCGCTAGCCCATCAGACGAGGTATCCAGGGGGTGATTGCACTTCAGATATATGGATTTGAGCATTACAACCGAATTGTGATTTTGGTTTAATGTTGTGACTTGTGAGAGTTGTTTATTTAATGCATTAAGTGTGAACCAATAATAACacattaaatttatcattattattatctttatgtTAGTCCGCGCAAATGCGAGCACACAATATTATGTGTTTAAAATTCTATCAAATTCTCTCTTGAGTATCAATAACTTGGATTCGTGATGTTATTCCATATTGTGATATGGAAACatttaatattgttgtttgttatttaataaagcCATCGTGTCTAGTTTTTGTTGAGACTTGTTATGGAAGTCTAAGGTTTCTAgtaagattttgttttttttgtttggagTGTTATTATCTTAATTGATGACAAAATGAAGCACAAACTTCTTTATTTTGGCAAGTCATTGTCGAATGTGTTTTAAGGCGGAGGAAACGATCCTCTTGCATTATCAGTCGTGGTTGTGATTTAGAGGGTATTTTTTGGACTTTGACCGGGGTTAAATGGGTTACGCCTAAATTAGTTGTTAGTTGTTGAGAATTTTGAATTGAGGCAGTCAAGTTGACTGGTTTAAAACGGTGGGCTTTTATTCACGTTAATTATATGGCTTGAGCGGAATCGATGAACTTTCGACAACTATAGATGACCAATGAGATCCATTCAGAATGTTATTATCATGACGCTGACTGAGGTGAGATCTAATAAGAATGTGGACTCGACGAGTGATCTCATTACTCATTTAAAAGATCTTTGTGCTCggtaattttaacatttttttttctcgttTTGCTTTTCAATTTCCTATGCATTTCTCATTTAATACTCTTGTCGTTGTTTTATCGAAACTTTCATTTTCATGAACCatttaacaaaaagaaaaatatcaataacttGGATActttataaacattaaaaaacaaaataactattatttaaactaataaattgtaaataaaaatgaagttaaactAAGTAACTATGATTAACAAATTGCAGTTATCTAAGTAAAGAAAAGATGTGGGCCAAAGGATTAAGCGGAACTCAAAAGTTCTCAACCGTAAAAACTGCCACCCACCCCAACTGTCAACTCTCTCCTCCATTTCGACTCCTCTCTCCCACTAATCTAATTTGCATGATTTGTTCTCTATCACATTGATCCTGtttttcttatcatttttcTCTAAAACCACCATGGCCGAACACCTCGAAGACGACGACAAAGAAGCCCTAGCATCTCTTTCGAACGAGCCTACTCCACGAAAGTCTCATTCCCACAGCCAACAGCTCCGAACAAGCACCGGTGTCTTCCGTAAACGTCACCACCAAGTCCGCAAACACAGCCTCGACGAAAGGGAGCAGACACGAGGAGATTCCGACGACGATCTCTACCACCACTCCGCCTCCGTCTCTGCCTCAGCCGCTATAGACCACGTTTCTCCCGCCATAGGCGGAAGTAACCGGTATGAATATCGTCTCGATCAACAAGTTGGCGGCTATGAAGTGGGAGGCAATGAAGGAGGAGGCGGAGGCGGAGGGTATTCTCTACCCGAGTTCGTGGCGAGTGGAGGAACCGGGATATTTAAGGTCCCGGTTCGTGCTGCTGTACACCCTACTCGTCCTCCTTGTCTTGAATTGAGACCCCATCCTCTGAGGGAGACTCAGGTGGGGAAGTTTTTGAGGACGATTGGGTGCACGGAGAGTCAGCTTTGGGCGGGACAGGAATCGGGGTTGAGAGTTTGGAACTTGTTGGATGCTCATGAGCCCGGGTTAGGGATGGGTGGAAGAGCTAGACGTGGAGATGAAGACGCGTCTCCTTTTTATGAATCCGTTTCCACGTCTCCCACGATGTGTTTGGTTATAGATTTGGGTAATAAATTGGTTTGGTCAGGACATAAGGATGGTAAGATTAGATCTTGGAAAACAGATCAAGCTATGGATGATAATCCTTTTAAAGATGGTCTTTCTTGGCAAGCTCATCGCGGTCCTGTTCTTTGCATGGCCGTCAGCTCTCACGGTACGTAATCGTATTAACACAAACCGtcattgtcatatttttttgttaatcggGTTGgccatgcatgcatgcatgcaggtGATATATGGACAGGTTCAGAAGGTGGTGTTATAAAGATATGGTCATGGGAAGCCATTGAAAAATCTCTATCGCTCTCTTCAGAGGAAAGACACATGGCTGGTTTGTTGGTGGAGAGATCAGGCATAGATCTTAGGAGTCAAGTTACTGTTAATGGCGTCTGCAATATATCTTCTTCCGAAGTCAGATCCTTGTTAGCCGACACCGTTCGAGCTAAAGTTTGGGCTGCCGGAGCTTTGTCCTTTTCTCTATGGTATGTCATTTCTTGAATTAGATTTTCATTCAATTCcatgaaataatgaaataacaAATCATTCATCATTCGATAGGGATGCTCGTACGAGGGAACTCTTGAAAGTATACAATGTCGAGGGTAACATTGAGAACAGAGTAGATATGCCCACCAATGCATCAACACAAGAACAACAACAGGTGGATGAAGACATGAAAGACATGAAAGACATGAACGTTAAGAGCGGTTCCAAATCGAAGAAGGAAAA
Proteins encoded:
- the LOC124912166 gene encoding selenium-binding protein 1-like, with the protein product MSGPKESILYVTCLYTGTGREKPDYLATIDVDPKSETYSKVIHRLPMPHIGDELHHSSWNACSSCHQDAEVSRRFLVLPALVSGRIYAIDTLNDPRAPTLHKTVEPEDIISKTGLAYPHTAHCLASGDMLVSCLGDKNGNAEGNGFLLLDSDFNVKGRWEKEGHSPLFGYDFWYQPRHNTMISTSWGAPLAFTKGFDLQHVADGLYGQHLHVYSWPGGELKQTLDLGSTGLIPLEIRFLHDPTKDTGYVGCALSSTMVRFFKNQDESWSHEVVESVKPLKVENWILPEMPGLITDFLISLDDRYIYISNWLHGDIRQYNIEDPKKLVLTGQVWVGGLFQKGSPVLAVAEDGTTYQSDVPEIMGTRLRGGPQMMQLSLDGKRLYITNSLFSSWDKQFYPEIVEKGSHMLQIDCDTEKGGLAINPNFFVDFETEPDGPSLAHQTRYPGGDCTSDIWI